The Mycolicibacterium flavescens genome has a segment encoding these proteins:
- a CDS encoding putative protein-S-isoprenylcysteine methyltransferase codes for MARGPVLRVSVEKGVSMPIVAIALFVVFALLGFGWRSWQQKRRTGSTGFRGISGRPLSLEWFAGVGFVVSMGAAVFAPILQLADVVAPLAPLDRTWVNIAGIAIAVAGIAATLYAQVDMGDSWRIGVDASEKTTLVRRGVFGWVRNPIFTAMMVFGFGIALITPNPVAVIGFVLLIATIQTQVRVVEEPYLLTVHGDDYRDYLATVGRFLPGVGHR; via the coding sequence GTGGCGCGGGGACCCGTGCTGCGGGTGAGCGTCGAGAAAGGGGTGAGCATGCCGATCGTCGCCATCGCGCTGTTCGTGGTGTTCGCCTTGCTCGGGTTCGGTTGGCGCAGTTGGCAACAGAAACGCCGCACCGGGTCGACCGGTTTTCGTGGTATCAGCGGCCGGCCGTTGTCGCTCGAATGGTTCGCCGGCGTGGGGTTCGTCGTTTCGATGGGTGCCGCGGTGTTCGCGCCGATCCTGCAACTGGCCGACGTCGTCGCTCCGCTGGCGCCGCTGGATCGGACGTGGGTGAACATCGCCGGCATCGCGATCGCGGTGGCGGGCATCGCCGCAACGCTCTACGCGCAGGTCGACATGGGCGACTCGTGGCGCATCGGGGTCGACGCCAGTGAGAAGACGACGTTGGTGCGTCGCGGCGTGTTCGGATGGGTGCGCAATCCGATCTTCACCGCGATGATGGTCTTCGGCTTCGGAATCGCCCTGATCACACCGAATCCCGTCGCGGTGATCGGGTTCGTACTGCTGATCGCGACGATCCAGACACAGGTCCGTGTCGTCGAAGAACCGTACCTGCTCACCGTGCACGGCGACGACTACCGCGACTACCTCGCAACCGTCGGTCGATTCCTTCCCGGCGTGGGACACCGGTAG
- the obg gene encoding Obg family GTPase CgtA, with amino-acid sequence MPRFVDRVVIHARAGNGGNGCASVHREKFKPLGGPDGGNGGRGGSVILVVDPQVRTLLDFHFHPHVVAPSGKQGAGGNRDGAAGADLEVKVPDGTVVLDEDGRLLADLVGAGTRFEAAAGGRGGLGNAALASRARKAPGFALLGEKGQVRDLTLELKTVADVGLVGFPSAGKSSLVSVISAAKPKIADYPFTTLAPNLGVVSAGGNTFTVADVPGLIPGASQGRGLGLDFLRHIERCAVLVHVVDCATMEPGRDPVSDIDALEAELAAYTPTLQGDSTLGDLAERPRAVVLNKIDVPDARELAEFVREEIVRRYGWPVFEVSTVTREGLRQLTFALWEMVSAYREAQPPVVPRRPVIRPVPVDESGFTVEPDGHGGFVVHGVRPERWVAQTDFDNDEAVGYLGDRLARLGVEDELLKLGARPGCAVTIGEVTFDWEPQTPAGVDVPMSGRGTDQRLEQTDRVGAAERKAARRERRRPGGES; translated from the coding sequence ATGCCTCGCTTCGTCGACCGCGTCGTGATCCACGCGCGAGCCGGCAACGGCGGCAACGGCTGCGCCTCGGTCCACCGCGAGAAGTTCAAACCGCTCGGCGGTCCCGACGGCGGCAACGGCGGTCGCGGGGGCAGCGTGATCCTGGTCGTCGACCCCCAAGTGCGCACGCTGCTCGACTTCCACTTCCATCCGCACGTCGTCGCACCGTCCGGCAAGCAGGGCGCAGGCGGCAACCGGGACGGGGCCGCGGGCGCCGACCTCGAGGTGAAGGTTCCTGACGGCACGGTGGTGCTCGACGAGGACGGCCGGCTGCTCGCCGACCTCGTGGGCGCCGGCACCCGCTTCGAAGCGGCCGCCGGTGGCCGCGGCGGCCTGGGCAATGCCGCGCTGGCATCGCGCGCACGTAAGGCTCCCGGCTTCGCGCTGCTGGGGGAGAAGGGTCAGGTCCGCGACCTGACGCTGGAGCTCAAGACCGTCGCCGACGTCGGGCTCGTCGGCTTCCCCTCCGCAGGCAAGTCCTCCCTGGTGTCGGTGATCTCGGCGGCCAAACCGAAGATCGCCGACTATCCGTTCACGACGCTGGCGCCCAACCTCGGCGTGGTGTCCGCAGGCGGCAACACCTTCACCGTCGCCGACGTGCCCGGTCTCATCCCCGGCGCCTCGCAGGGGCGCGGGCTGGGACTGGACTTCCTGCGGCACATCGAACGTTGCGCGGTGCTGGTGCATGTGGTCGACTGCGCGACGATGGAGCCTGGCCGCGACCCGGTCTCCGATATCGACGCGCTGGAGGCCGAGCTCGCCGCGTACACGCCGACACTGCAAGGCGATTCGACGCTGGGCGACCTCGCCGAGCGTCCGCGTGCGGTGGTGCTGAACAAGATTGACGTGCCCGATGCCCGCGAGCTGGCCGAATTCGTGCGCGAGGAGATCGTGCGCCGCTACGGCTGGCCGGTGTTCGAGGTGTCCACCGTGACCCGGGAAGGGTTGCGGCAGCTGACCTTCGCGTTGTGGGAGATGGTGTCGGCGTACCGCGAAGCGCAACCGCCGGTCGTGCCGCGCCGACCCGTCATCCGTCCCGTCCCCGTGGACGAGAGCGGTTTCACCGTCGAGCCGGATGGGCACGGCGGCTTCGTCGTGCATGGTGTCCGGCCCGAACGGTGGGTCGCCCAAACCGATTTCGACAACGACGAGGCCGTCGGCTACCTCGGTGACCGGCTGGCCCGCCTGGGTGTCGAGGATGAGCTGTTGAAGCTGGGCGCGCGACCCGGATGCGCGGTGACCATCGGTGAGGTCACCTTCGATTGGGAGCCGCAGACACCCGCCGGCGTCGACGTGCCGATGTCGGGCCGCGGCACGGATCAGCGGCTCGAGCAGACCGATCGCGTCGGGGCCGCCGAGCGTAAGGCCGCGCGGCGGGAACGGCGGCGCCCCGGCGGCGAGTCATGA
- a CDS encoding cation efflux protein: MATPSETRRTVLARRIRWLVAATITYNVIEAIIALAEGARVSSSALVGFGLDSVVEVSSAAAVAWQFSAPDPETREKTALRFIAFSFFALAAYVAADAVLTLTGRGEAAPSVIGIVLAALSLVIMPVLSLAQRRAGREFGSTSAVADSKQTLLCAYLSAIVLAGLVLNGLFGWSWADPVAALGVAVIAVREGVEAWRGDPCCG; this comes from the coding sequence ATGGCCACACCGAGCGAAACCCGGCGTACGGTCCTGGCGCGCCGGATCCGCTGGTTGGTGGCGGCCACGATCACCTACAACGTCATCGAGGCGATCATCGCGCTGGCCGAGGGCGCACGGGTGTCGTCGTCGGCCCTGGTCGGGTTCGGCCTGGATTCGGTCGTCGAGGTCTCCTCCGCAGCGGCCGTCGCATGGCAGTTCTCTGCACCCGATCCCGAAACGCGGGAGAAGACTGCGCTGCGATTCATCGCGTTCTCGTTCTTCGCACTCGCCGCGTACGTCGCCGCCGACGCGGTGCTGACGCTGACCGGCCGAGGTGAGGCCGCACCCTCCGTAATCGGCATCGTGCTGGCCGCACTGAGCCTGGTGATCATGCCGGTGCTGTCGTTGGCGCAGCGACGGGCCGGTCGCGAATTCGGGTCGACGTCGGCGGTCGCCGATTCCAAACAGACCCTGCTGTGCGCCTACCTGTCGGCGATCGTGTTGGCGGGCCTGGTTCTCAACGGCTTGTTCGGCTGGTCGTGGGCCGACCCCGTCGCCGCGCTCGGGGTCGCGGTGATCGCGGTCCGCGAAGGGGTCGAGGCGTGGCGCGGGGACCCGTGCTGCGGGTGA
- the cmtR_1 gene encoding putative transcriptional regulator — MQTVTRSDALSRFGCALSDPTRAEILLILRDGPGYPSELANRIGVSRQILSNHLACLRGCGLVTAQPEGRRNRYELADERIAHALDDLVGLVLEVDPACCPAAADDACC; from the coding sequence ATGCAGACGGTCACTCGCAGCGATGCGCTGTCGCGGTTCGGTTGCGCCCTGTCGGATCCGACCCGCGCCGAGATTCTGCTGATCCTGCGCGACGGGCCCGGATATCCGTCGGAGCTGGCCAACAGGATCGGCGTCTCCCGCCAGATCCTGTCCAACCACCTGGCGTGCCTGCGGGGCTGCGGTCTGGTGACCGCGCAGCCCGAGGGCCGGCGCAACCGCTACGAACTCGCCGATGAGCGCATCGCACACGCGCTCGACGACCTGGTCGGTCTGGTGCTCGAGGTCGATCCGGCCTGCTGCCCCGCCGCCGCCGACGACGCCTGCTGCTGA
- the echA8_8 gene encoding enoyl-CoA hydratase/isomerase, with protein MTTTQPSTTDAPRPPDGDWLGTPFLKFTREGAFGVCRLDRPEARNAMTPAMYFGIKYAVKHVESDPDLAGLLITGTGDVFAPGGDMGGGGADNWMTFGPALGMDALPFDTLRQSAKPVVAAVNGLCQGGGLQIALCADIAVVSERATFRVPELYRGIADTYYSHMLARLIGPVRTRDLMFTGRTLTAAEAHDWGMVARVVPHDELAEAAREVLAQCCRTAPAARTVVKSSLDNYIGLYDRIGMQASLGAPESIEGFMAFKERRSPNWVHPNLRIDGRL; from the coding sequence ATGACGACCACCCAGCCGAGCACCACCGACGCCCCCCGGCCTCCCGACGGCGACTGGCTCGGCACCCCGTTCCTGAAGTTCACCCGCGAGGGTGCGTTCGGGGTGTGCCGGCTCGACCGGCCGGAGGCGCGCAACGCGATGACCCCCGCGATGTACTTCGGCATCAAGTACGCCGTCAAGCATGTCGAGAGCGACCCTGATCTCGCCGGATTGCTGATCACGGGCACCGGCGACGTCTTCGCACCCGGCGGGGACATGGGTGGGGGCGGTGCCGACAACTGGATGACGTTCGGGCCTGCGCTGGGGATGGACGCGTTGCCGTTCGACACGCTGCGCCAGTCCGCCAAACCCGTCGTCGCCGCGGTGAACGGGTTGTGCCAGGGCGGTGGGCTGCAGATCGCGCTGTGCGCCGACATCGCCGTGGTCAGCGAGCGGGCCACATTCCGGGTGCCCGAGTTGTACCGCGGGATCGCCGACACGTACTACAGCCACATGTTGGCCCGACTGATCGGGCCCGTGCGCACCCGCGACCTGATGTTCACCGGGCGCACGTTGACCGCCGCCGAGGCACACGACTGGGGCATGGTGGCGCGCGTGGTGCCCCACGATGAGCTGGCCGAGGCGGCTCGCGAGGTCCTCGCCCAGTGCTGTCGCACCGCGCCCGCGGCTCGAACCGTCGTCAAGTCCAGCCTGGACAACTACATCGGCCTCTACGACCGCATCGGTATGCAGGCCAGCCTGGGCGCGCCCGAGTCCATCGAGGGCTTCATGGCCTTCAAGGAGCGTCGGTCGCCCAACTGGGTGCACCCGAACCTGCGCATCGACGGCCGCCTCTAG
- the proA gene encoding gamma-glutamyl phosphate reductase: MSVEAPVGAVGADLRQQVHDGARRARLAARALATLSSETKNRALNTAADHLLMSAGQILEANERDLDVARAAGTPEAMLDRLALNPKRVDGIADGLRQVSRLPDPLGEVLQGRTLPNGLRLRQVRVPLGVVGIVYEGRPNVTVDAFGLTLKSSNAVLLRGSSSAANSNAALVNALRAALATELLEVDAVQLLPSADRASVTHLIQARGLVDVVIPRGGAGLIDAVVRDATVPTIETGVGNCHVYVHESADLDVAERILLNAKTRRPSVCNAAESVLIDTAIVDRALPRLTEALRHAGVTVHDDPSDDELRAEFLSMDIAVAVVDGVDAAIAHINEYGTGHTEAIVATDLAAAQRFTERVDAAAVMVNASTAFTDGEQFGFGAEIGISTQKLHARGPMGLPELTSTKWIVWGDGHTRPA; encoded by the coding sequence ATGAGTGTGGAGGCACCCGTCGGCGCTGTCGGCGCCGATCTGCGCCAGCAGGTGCACGACGGCGCCCGCCGGGCTCGCCTGGCGGCGCGCGCGCTGGCCACCCTGAGTTCGGAAACCAAGAACCGTGCGCTGAACACCGCCGCCGACCACCTGCTGATGTCGGCGGGTCAGATCCTCGAGGCCAACGAGCGCGACCTCGACGTCGCCCGTGCCGCAGGCACCCCCGAGGCAATGCTCGATCGGCTCGCGCTGAACCCGAAACGGGTCGACGGCATCGCCGACGGGTTGCGTCAGGTGTCTCGGTTGCCCGATCCGCTCGGTGAGGTGTTGCAGGGCCGCACGCTGCCCAACGGCCTGCGGCTGCGCCAGGTGCGCGTGCCGCTCGGCGTCGTCGGAATCGTCTACGAAGGCCGGCCCAACGTGACGGTCGACGCGTTCGGGTTGACACTCAAATCCAGCAACGCGGTGCTGCTGCGCGGTAGCTCTTCGGCGGCCAACTCCAACGCCGCACTGGTCAACGCGCTGCGGGCCGCACTGGCCACCGAACTGCTCGAGGTAGACGCCGTGCAGTTGCTGCCCAGCGCCGACCGCGCGAGCGTGACGCATCTGATCCAGGCCCGCGGGCTCGTCGACGTCGTCATCCCCCGCGGCGGCGCGGGTCTCATCGACGCCGTCGTCCGTGACGCGACCGTGCCGACGATCGAAACCGGTGTCGGCAATTGCCATGTGTACGTGCATGAATCGGCCGACCTCGACGTCGCCGAACGAATCCTGCTCAACGCCAAGACCCGTCGACCCAGCGTCTGCAACGCCGCCGAGTCGGTTCTGATTGACACCGCCATCGTCGACCGTGCGTTGCCGCGGCTGACCGAGGCGCTGCGACACGCCGGTGTGACGGTGCACGACGATCCGTCGGACGACGAGTTGCGCGCCGAGTTCTTGTCGATGGACATCGCGGTGGCGGTGGTCGACGGTGTCGATGCCGCGATCGCCCACATCAACGAATACGGCACCGGACACACCGAAGCCATCGTCGCCACCGATCTGGCTGCCGCGCAACGCTTCACCGAACGCGTCGATGCCGCCGCGGTGATGGTGAACGCGTCGACGGCGTTCACCGATGGCGAGCAGTTCGGGTTCGGCGCCGAGATCGGCATCTCCACCCAGAAGCTGCACGCCCGCGGACCCATGGGTCTGCCCGAACTGACCTCGACCAAATGGATTGTGTGGGGCGACGGTCACACTCGCCCCGCCTGA
- the cobB_2 gene encoding silent information regulator protein Sir2, with protein MDAPELVALLRDRRIAVLTGAGMSTDSGIPDYRGPDSPPSNPMTIRKFTSDPVFRQRYWARNHLGWRHMDATLPNAGHRALAALEAAGAVSALITQNVDLLHSKAGSHNVVNLHGTYAQVICLDCAHTMSRAALADLLEAANPGFAQRVAESVGGIAVAPDADAVVGDTTSFCVVDCPHCGGMLKPDIVYFGESVPKERVAQAYSMVDASDVLLVAGSSLTVYSGYRFVRHAAAAGMPIAIINRGPTRGDALATVKIDNGCSPMLALLADELPAFATSTGMTA; from the coding sequence GTGGACGCACCCGAACTCGTCGCCCTGCTGCGCGACCGGCGGATCGCGGTGCTCACCGGCGCGGGGATGTCCACCGACTCGGGAATCCCCGACTACCGTGGCCCGGACTCGCCGCCGAGCAACCCCATGACGATCCGCAAGTTCACCTCCGACCCCGTGTTCCGGCAGCGGTACTGGGCGCGCAACCACCTCGGGTGGCGTCACATGGATGCCACGCTGCCCAACGCCGGCCATCGGGCCCTCGCCGCGCTCGAGGCCGCGGGTGCGGTGTCGGCGCTGATCACCCAGAACGTCGACCTGCTGCACAGCAAGGCGGGCAGCCACAACGTCGTCAACCTCCACGGCACCTACGCGCAGGTGATCTGCCTCGACTGTGCGCACACGATGAGCCGCGCCGCCCTGGCCGATCTGCTGGAGGCGGCCAATCCGGGCTTCGCCCAGCGGGTCGCCGAGTCGGTGGGCGGCATCGCGGTCGCCCCGGACGCCGATGCCGTCGTCGGCGACACCACGTCGTTCTGCGTCGTCGACTGCCCGCATTGCGGCGGGATGCTCAAACCCGACATCGTCTACTTCGGCGAGAGCGTCCCGAAAGAGCGGGTGGCTCAAGCCTATTCGATGGTCGATGCGTCCGATGTCCTACTGGTCGCGGGGTCGTCGCTGACGGTGTACTCGGGTTACCGGTTCGTGCGCCACGCCGCGGCGGCGGGTATGCCGATCGCGATCATCAACCGCGGACCCACCCGCGGCGATGCGCTGGCGACGGTCAAGATCGACAACGGGTGCTCGCCCATGCTGGCGTTGTTGGCCGACGAGCTGCCCGCCTTCGCGACGTCGACGGGAATGACGGCGTGA
- the proB gene encoding glutamate 5-kinase, producing the protein MTASARPDESAHRAAVRTARSVVVKIGTTALTTPTGVFDASRLAVLVEAIENRMRAGSDVVIVSSGAIAAGIEPLRLSRRPADLATKQAAASVGQVALVNAWSAAFARYERTVGQVLLTAHDISMRVQHTNAQRTLDRLRALHAVAIVNENDTVATNEIRFGDNDRLSALVAHLVGADALILLSDIDGLYDSDPRRGNARFIAEVAQPEDLDGVVAGRGSQLGTGGMASKLSSALLAADAGVPVLLAAASDAATALSDASVGTVFAPRPERMSARRFWVRYAAEAAGALTLDDGAVRAVVTQRRSLLPAGITAVSGRFYGGDVVELRAQDGTMVARGVVAYDRGELATMLGRSTSDLSPELRRPAVHADDLVAV; encoded by the coding sequence ATGACCGCCTCCGCGCGCCCCGACGAGTCGGCGCACCGGGCGGCGGTGCGCACCGCGCGCAGCGTCGTCGTCAAGATCGGCACCACCGCGCTGACCACGCCGACCGGAGTGTTTGACGCCAGTAGGCTCGCGGTGCTGGTCGAGGCCATCGAGAACCGGATGCGGGCAGGCTCGGATGTGGTGATCGTGTCGTCGGGGGCCATCGCGGCGGGCATCGAACCGCTGCGGCTGTCGAGACGGCCCGCCGACCTGGCCACCAAACAGGCCGCCGCCAGCGTCGGCCAGGTGGCTCTGGTCAACGCGTGGAGCGCGGCCTTCGCGCGTTATGAGCGCACCGTCGGACAGGTCCTGCTGACCGCGCACGACATCTCGATGCGAGTCCAGCACACCAACGCCCAGCGCACGCTCGACCGTTTGCGAGCGCTGCACGCGGTGGCGATCGTCAACGAGAACGACACCGTGGCCACCAACGAGATCCGGTTCGGCGACAACGACCGACTCTCGGCGCTGGTCGCGCATCTGGTCGGCGCCGACGCGCTGATTCTGCTGTCCGACATCGACGGGCTCTACGATTCGGATCCGCGAAGGGGTAACGCGCGCTTCATCGCCGAAGTGGCGCAGCCGGAGGACCTCGACGGCGTGGTGGCCGGCAGAGGCAGCCAACTGGGCACCGGAGGGATGGCGTCGAAGCTGTCGTCGGCGTTACTGGCCGCCGACGCCGGGGTGCCGGTGTTGTTGGCCGCGGCCTCGGATGCGGCGACCGCGTTGTCCGACGCGTCCGTCGGAACGGTGTTCGCGCCGCGGCCCGAACGGATGTCGGCGCGCCGGTTCTGGGTGCGCTACGCCGCCGAGGCCGCGGGCGCGCTGACGCTCGACGACGGTGCGGTGCGCGCGGTGGTCACACAGCGGCGCTCGCTGCTGCCCGCCGGTATCACCGCGGTGTCGGGGCGCTTCTACGGCGGCGACGTCGTCGAGTTGCGGGCGCAGGACGGGACGATGGTCGCGCGCGGCGTCGTCGCCTACGACCGCGGTGAGTTGGCCACGATGCTGGGCCGGTCGACGTCGGATCTGTCTCCGGAGCTGCGCCGGCCCGCCGTACACGCCGACGACCTGGTGGCCGTCTAA
- the rbsK gene encoding ribokinase-like domain-containing protein, with translation MAPRDCSRVCVVGSVNADLTFTVRTLPRPGQTVLASGLSMASGGKGGNQAVAAARAGATVRLVAALGDDGSAEMLRHHLAANGVALDGVVTVPGQSGSAVITVDSSAENTIVVAQGANGALSVDSAEVRAAISDSDVVLLQLEIPIATALAAAQVASSAGAAVIVNASPAGAPPHELLALSELADVVVVNETEAGAWHWPVPHLVITRGARGASYLGDGERFSVPSPALRAVDTTGAGDVFAGVLATHWLDGHEVALRRACAAAALSTLVPGAGDCAPYAEAIDDAVSNRATERQL, from the coding sequence ATGGCGCCGCGGGACTGCAGCCGGGTATGCGTGGTCGGCAGTGTCAACGCTGATCTGACTTTCACCGTGCGCACCCTGCCCCGCCCGGGCCAGACCGTGCTGGCGTCGGGTCTGTCGATGGCTTCGGGCGGCAAGGGCGGCAACCAAGCGGTCGCCGCGGCCAGGGCAGGCGCGACGGTGCGACTGGTCGCCGCGCTCGGAGACGACGGGTCGGCGGAGATGTTGCGCCACCACCTGGCCGCCAACGGCGTCGCACTCGACGGCGTCGTCACGGTGCCGGGACAGAGCGGGTCGGCCGTGATCACCGTGGACTCGTCGGCGGAGAACACGATCGTGGTCGCCCAGGGTGCCAACGGGGCGCTGAGCGTGGACTCCGCCGAGGTCCGCGCCGCCATCTCCGACAGCGACGTCGTGTTGCTGCAGCTGGAGATCCCGATCGCGACCGCGCTCGCCGCCGCGCAGGTGGCGTCCTCCGCAGGCGCGGCCGTCATCGTCAACGCCTCGCCGGCCGGGGCCCCGCCGCACGAGCTGCTCGCCTTGTCCGAGCTGGCCGATGTGGTCGTGGTCAACGAAACCGAAGCGGGCGCGTGGCACTGGCCGGTCCCCCACCTCGTGATCACCCGCGGGGCGCGCGGCGCGAGCTACCTCGGCGACGGCGAACGCTTCAGCGTTCCTTCTCCCGCGCTGCGCGCGGTCGACACCACCGGTGCGGGTGACGTGTTCGCCGGTGTGCTCGCCACGCACTGGCTCGACGGCCACGAAGTCGCGCTGCGCCGAGCCTGCGCCGCGGCGGCCCTGTCGACACTCGTACCGGGGGCGGGTGACTGCGCGCCCTATGCCGAAGCCATCGACGACGCTGTGTCCAACAGAGCAACAGAAAGGCAGTTATGA
- the nadE gene encoding NAD synthase, whose product MDFYSAYRHGFVRVAACTHHTTLADPRANAESVLRMARACHDDNVALAVFPELTLSGYSIEDIVMQDALLDAVEDAVLDIVVASADLMPVLVIGAPLRYRHRIYNTAIVIHRGRVLGVAPKSYLPTYREFYERRQMAPGDDVRGAIRMGRGGEWADVPFGPDLLFTATDVPGFVLHVEICEDMFVPIPPSASAALAGATVLANLSGSPITIGRSEDRCLLARSASARCLAAYVYAAAGEGESTTDLAWDGQTMIWENGECLAQSERFPKGERRSVADVDLELLRSERIRMGTFDDNRRHHAASTDTYRRVEFQLDPPTGDVGLLRHIERFPFVPSDPERLEQDCYEAYSIQVAGLEQRLRALDFPKIVLGVSGGLDSTHALIVAARAMDREQRPRSDILAFTMPGFATGERTKGNAERLAEALGVTFTEIDISSTAELMLTNIDHPFGRGEKVYDVTFENVQAGLRTDYLFRLANQRGGIVLGTGDLSELALGWSTYGVGDQMSHYNVNGGVPKTLIQHLIRWVISSKEFDDKVNEVLQSVLDTEISPELVPAGEDEEIQSSESKVGPYVLQDFSLFQVLRFGFRPSKVAFLAWHAWSDPQRGEWPTGYPESKRPSYSLKEIRHWLQVFAQRYYSFAQFKRSAVPNGPKVSHGGSLSPRGDWRAPSDMSARTWLDEIEREIPEE is encoded by the coding sequence ATGGATTTCTACTCGGCGTACCGGCACGGCTTCGTCCGCGTCGCAGCATGCACGCACCACACGACGCTCGCCGATCCGCGGGCCAATGCCGAGTCGGTGCTGCGGATGGCGCGTGCCTGCCACGACGACAACGTCGCGCTCGCGGTCTTCCCGGAGCTGACGCTGTCGGGATATTCCATCGAGGACATCGTGATGCAGGACGCCCTGCTGGATGCGGTCGAGGACGCGGTGCTCGACATCGTCGTCGCCTCCGCCGACCTGATGCCGGTCCTGGTGATCGGCGCTCCGCTGCGCTATCGGCACAGGATCTACAACACGGCCATCGTGATCCACCGCGGCCGCGTGCTCGGCGTGGCGCCCAAGTCCTACCTGCCGACGTATCGCGAGTTCTACGAGCGCAGGCAGATGGCCCCCGGCGACGACGTGCGCGGCGCAATCCGAATGGGCCGCGGAGGCGAGTGGGCCGACGTGCCGTTCGGGCCCGACTTGTTGTTCACCGCGACCGACGTCCCCGGTTTCGTGTTGCACGTCGAGATCTGCGAGGACATGTTCGTGCCGATCCCGCCGAGCGCGTCGGCGGCGCTGGCCGGCGCGACGGTGCTGGCGAACCTGTCCGGAAGCCCGATAACGATCGGACGCTCCGAAGACCGCTGCCTGCTGGCCCGCTCGGCGTCGGCGCGCTGCCTGGCCGCCTATGTGTACGCCGCGGCGGGAGAGGGCGAGTCGACGACCGACCTGGCCTGGGACGGGCAAACGATGATTTGGGAGAACGGCGAATGCCTCGCGCAGTCCGAGCGCTTCCCGAAGGGTGAACGCCGATCCGTCGCCGACGTCGATCTGGAGTTGCTGCGATCCGAACGCATCCGGATGGGCACCTTCGACGACAACCGCAGGCACCACGCGGCATCGACGGACACCTACCGGCGGGTGGAGTTCCAGCTCGATCCGCCGACCGGCGACGTCGGGTTGCTCCGCCACATCGAGCGTTTCCCGTTCGTGCCGTCGGATCCCGAACGGCTGGAACAGGATTGCTATGAGGCCTACAGCATCCAGGTGGCCGGGCTCGAACAGCGCCTACGCGCGCTGGATTTCCCCAAGATCGTGCTCGGTGTGTCCGGAGGTCTGGACTCGACGCATGCTTTGATCGTCGCCGCCCGGGCGATGGATCGCGAACAGCGCCCGCGCAGCGACATTTTGGCGTTCACCATGCCCGGGTTCGCGACCGGTGAGCGGACCAAGGGCAACGCCGAGCGGTTGGCCGAGGCGCTGGGGGTGACGTTCACCGAAATCGACATCAGCTCCACAGCGGAGTTGATGCTCACCAACATCGACCACCCGTTCGGCCGGGGGGAGAAGGTCTACGACGTCACGTTCGAGAACGTGCAGGCCGGACTGCGCACCGATTACCTGTTCCGCCTGGCCAACCAGCGCGGAGGCATCGTGTTGGGCACCGGCGACCTGTCGGAGCTCGCGCTGGGGTGGTCGACGTACGGCGTGGGCGACCAGATGTCGCACTACAACGTCAACGGCGGTGTTCCGAAGACGTTGATCCAGCACCTGATTCGCTGGGTGATTTCGTCCAAGGAGTTCGACGACAAGGTCAACGAGGTGTTGCAGTCGGTTCTCGACACCGAGATCTCGCCCGAGCTGGTGCCCGCGGGGGAGGACGAGGAGATCCAGAGCAGCGAGTCCAAGGTCGGACCATATGTGCTGCAGGACTTTTCGCTGTTCCAGGTGCTGCGTTTCGGGTTCCGGCCCTCAAAGGTCGCGTTTCTGGCCTGGCACGCATGGAGCGATCCGCAGCGCGGCGAGTGGCCGACCGGATACCCCGAGTCGAAGCGGCCGTCGTACTCGCTCAAGGAGATCCGGCACTGGCTGCAGGTGTTCGCCCAGCGCTACTACTCGTTCGCCCAGTTCAAGCGGTCGGCCGTGCCGAATGGACCCAAGGTGTCGCACGGCGGATCGCTCTCGCCGCGGGGCGACTGGCGGGCACCTTCGGACATGTCCGCACGCACCTGGCTCGACGAGATCGAGCGCGAAATCCCTGAGGAGTGA
- a CDS encoding nicotinamidase-like amidase, which translates to MQVPMSDTAVLVIDMMNTYRHPDAEKLIPHVAEIIDPLAALVAEARDRDDVDLIYVNDNYGDFTAEFSDIVQSALQGERPDLVEPIVPQKGCRLMTKVRHSAFYATALAYLLGQLKPERVILTGQVTEQCILYTALDAYVRHFPVVVPPDAVAHIDPELSDAALTMMKSNMSAEITPAAKCLQ; encoded by the coding sequence ATGCAAGTCCCCATGAGTGACACCGCAGTGCTGGTCATCGACATGATGAACACCTACCGCCATCCCGACGCCGAGAAGCTGATCCCACACGTCGCCGAGATCATCGATCCCCTTGCGGCGCTCGTGGCCGAGGCCCGTGACCGCGACGATGTCGACCTCATCTACGTCAACGACAACTACGGCGATTTCACCGCGGAGTTCAGCGACATCGTGCAGTCGGCGCTGCAGGGTGAGCGCCCGGACCTGGTCGAGCCGATCGTCCCGCAGAAGGGCTGCCGCCTGATGACGAAGGTGCGTCACAGCGCCTTCTACGCCACGGCGCTGGCATACCTGCTGGGGCAGTTGAAACCTGAGCGGGTCATCCTCACCGGCCAGGTCACCGAGCAATGCATCCTCTACACCGCGCTGGACGCCTATGTCCGGCACTTCCCCGTCGTCGTGCCACCGGACGCCGTAGCCCACATCGACCCCGAGCTCAGCGACGCGGCACTGACCATGATGAAAAGCAATATGAGCGCCGAAATCACGCCAGCGGCAAAGTGTTTGCAGTGA